The following are from one region of the Dermacentor albipictus isolate Rhodes 1998 colony chromosome 5, USDA_Dalb.pri_finalv2, whole genome shotgun sequence genome:
- the LOC135899171 gene encoding uncharacterized protein isoform X1, which produces MTGDFLTTAFPVVLVLVASDKFGGEQTLTLEVFPEFKHYNVSLWKSRGGACGDNASSSIVSWKREYLESSAVVRYDGLPEGQYCITVDPITARCFPSNFCYRLTTSTFHIKGVRRPGGQL; this is translated from the exons ATGACCGGCGACTTCCTGACGACGGCCTTTCCTGTTGTATTGGTTTTGGTTGCGAGCGACAAATTCGGGGGAGAGCAAACGCTCACGCTGGAGGTGTTTCCCGAATTCAAGCACTACAACGTCAGCCTGTGGAAGTCTCGTGGGGGCGCATGCGGAGACAACGCCTCTTCGAGCATCGTCAGCTGGAAACGAGAGTACCTTGAG TCTTCCGCTGTTGTCCGGTATGACGGCCTTCCAGAAGGACAGTATTGCATCACG GTGGATCCTATTACTGCGCGCTGTTTCCCTTCAAACTTTTGTTACAGACTGACTACCTCCACTTTTCACATCAAAG GAGTTCGGAGACCCGGAGGGCAGCTTTGA
- the LOC135899171 gene encoding uncharacterized protein isoform X2, whose protein sequence is MTGDFLTTAFPVVLVLVASDKFGGEQTLTLEVFPEFKHYNVSLWKSRGGACGDNASSSIVSWKREYLESSAVVRYDGLPEGQYCITVDPITARCFPSNFCYRLTTSTFHIKGIMP, encoded by the exons ATGACCGGCGACTTCCTGACGACGGCCTTTCCTGTTGTATTGGTTTTGGTTGCGAGCGACAAATTCGGGGGAGAGCAAACGCTCACGCTGGAGGTGTTTCCCGAATTCAAGCACTACAACGTCAGCCTGTGGAAGTCTCGTGGGGGCGCATGCGGAGACAACGCCTCTTCGAGCATCGTCAGCTGGAAACGAGAGTACCTTGAG TCTTCCGCTGTTGTCCGGTATGACGGCCTTCCAGAAGGACAGTATTGCATCACG GTGGATCCTATTACTGCGCGCTGTTTCCCTTCAAACTTTTGTTACAGACTGACTACCTCCACTTTTCACATCAAAG GAATTATGCCTTAA